A single Thermosynechococcus vestitus BP-1 DNA region contains:
- a CDS encoding tubulin-like doman-containing protein — MPAQVEEKSIVPTVIVGVGGTGIEVLSRVRRLVEETYGSLKQFPVISFLAIDTDRDYKVSNPLAAGSPLKDNEKHWASVSGKNVQQIIQNLDNYPWIASWFPRELERNMTSLEAGAGQIRACGRFAFFCNYHGIQQKFQAASDRVKGHESFMQSRYGLKVNNSSLNVFITGSLSGGTGSGMLIDLGYCVRHWLRGQSSPLVTAIVPMPNAFAAISVGDRVLANGYAALMELSYFSDYRTEYLAQFSSSLADEVRYSCPPFDFTYLVGTKNGESEFKLDEIREMIAQNIFLDLTSDFAPHKRSIRDNIKAAWASQDAGGRSYPKSFMAFGLSSIEIPIAQIRASLTYRLCQDFIHWWLNESVQLPPQLLEVTQSLLKPMNLLDMDLVLALAAAGDRPYMQEISRWVNDLRNQISRENLLECTQQGLGGMMGTERGKILQFVPWLTEQVDNYRAAHLRELSPDERLHGDFFQRMYDNRNQILQQARQSLEEEFYRIVEDRNRGPKFAQAFLLQIRQIFLSQREKYDREIQNTWQPNITNRQRQYENALQDINHFSTLFGISKQAKMEEFCQQALEGIEGSFNAIIQAKARLLAKEVMTKLEEWLQGMEARLAKLNQRLLNLRDGFKAMADSQADSADALRINGVKLYDRQELNGLYQDLVERYAGANTGVESTFTIGLNQLCTTTATTVLQEASSLWKETRAANEVMRLLDVAQLADVQESDLAEIIQETVRRTVQNAPEESCLVRDLTACDRLLQVYRNDEGEILSVLRLAYQKSKPLLLLSQAVMSGRDAGFTPSVNTNIAIVGGENTTDFAAKKLIPLLKNLVKPNGQSITSDDIKPLGDRERHRIVFVQEMGGFSLRCIEGMSELRQAYQDWRGQMITAKRDRLRGENRDLPIPVHLQKDPPFWDVFPENPQILNLVVIARALGVLKQAENRATREATIRYTRHTAVGLEDVDIAANWEEVTQVLEVLACRPDLEEIQRQVTVILKAAETPAQKQALYEHLLNYLKQREEELHKAGGRDSLEYKREAAILQGVIQTYQLAQGTSAPSPMPTPPAPEPPLPQPEPTLETTAAASSAGLEQLQRLIAMYQQGLLSEVEFQAAKKKLLGL; from the coding sequence ATGCCTGCACAGGTGGAAGAAAAATCAATTGTGCCGACGGTCATTGTGGGGGTAGGTGGCACCGGCATCGAGGTGCTATCGCGGGTGCGACGACTGGTGGAGGAAACCTACGGCAGCCTGAAACAGTTTCCTGTGATCAGCTTCCTGGCCATTGATACCGATCGCGACTACAAAGTAAGCAACCCCCTTGCTGCAGGCTCTCCCCTCAAGGACAACGAAAAGCACTGGGCCAGTGTCAGTGGCAAAAACGTGCAGCAAATCATTCAAAACCTCGACAACTACCCCTGGATTGCCTCTTGGTTTCCCAGGGAACTCGAGCGCAACATGACTAGCCTAGAGGCGGGAGCAGGACAGATCCGTGCCTGTGGGCGGTTTGCCTTCTTTTGCAACTACCATGGGATTCAACAAAAATTTCAAGCGGCCAGCGATCGCGTCAAAGGTCATGAAAGTTTTATGCAAAGCCGCTACGGCCTCAAGGTCAACAATAGTAGCCTCAATGTTTTTATTACCGGTTCCCTCTCTGGGGGCACCGGTAGCGGTATGCTCATTGACCTCGGCTATTGTGTTCGCCACTGGCTCAGGGGCCAGTCGAGTCCCCTCGTCACAGCAATTGTGCCCATGCCCAATGCCTTTGCTGCCATTAGCGTTGGCGATCGCGTCCTTGCCAATGGCTATGCTGCCCTCATGGAACTCAGTTACTTTTCCGACTACCGCACCGAATACCTTGCCCAATTTAGCAGTAGCCTGGCTGATGAAGTGCGTTACAGCTGCCCTCCCTTTGACTTTACCTACCTCGTGGGCACCAAAAATGGCGAGAGTGAATTCAAGCTCGATGAGATCCGCGAAATGATTGCCCAAAATATCTTTTTGGATCTCACCTCGGACTTTGCTCCCCACAAACGCTCCATTCGGGACAATATTAAGGCGGCTTGGGCCTCTCAGGATGCCGGGGGTCGAAGCTATCCCAAGAGCTTCATGGCCTTTGGCCTCTCCAGTATTGAAATTCCCATTGCCCAAATTCGCGCCTCCTTGACCTATCGCCTCTGCCAAGACTTTATTCACTGGTGGCTGAATGAATCGGTGCAATTGCCGCCGCAACTGTTGGAGGTGACCCAGAGCCTCCTGAAACCGATGAACTTGCTGGATATGGATTTGGTCCTGGCCTTGGCAGCAGCTGGCGATCGCCCCTATATGCAGGAAATTTCCCGCTGGGTCAACGATCTGCGCAATCAAATTAGCCGTGAAAACCTCCTTGAATGTACCCAACAGGGATTAGGGGGGATGATGGGCACCGAAAGAGGCAAAATTTTGCAATTTGTGCCCTGGCTAACTGAACAGGTGGACAATTACCGAGCGGCCCACTTGCGCGAACTCAGCCCCGATGAGCGTCTCCACGGCGACTTTTTCCAGCGCATGTACGACAACCGCAATCAAATCCTCCAGCAGGCTCGCCAAAGTCTTGAGGAGGAATTCTATCGCATTGTTGAAGATCGCAACCGGGGGCCGAAGTTTGCCCAGGCCTTTCTGCTGCAAATTCGCCAGATTTTTCTTAGTCAAAGGGAAAAGTACGACCGCGAGATCCAGAACACCTGGCAGCCCAACATCACCAATCGTCAGCGGCAATACGAAAATGCCCTCCAGGACATTAACCACTTCAGTACCCTCTTTGGCATCTCGAAGCAAGCAAAAATGGAGGAATTTTGCCAGCAGGCCCTAGAAGGAATTGAGGGGAGTTTCAATGCCATCATTCAAGCCAAAGCCCGACTCCTTGCCAAAGAGGTGATGACCAAACTGGAGGAGTGGCTACAGGGGATGGAAGCCCGTCTTGCCAAGCTCAATCAACGGCTCCTCAATTTACGGGATGGCTTCAAGGCAATGGCCGATAGTCAAGCCGATAGTGCAGATGCCCTGCGGATCAATGGGGTGAAGCTTTACGATCGCCAAGAACTCAACGGCCTCTATCAAGACCTTGTCGAGCGCTATGCTGGTGCCAACACAGGGGTAGAGTCCACATTTACCATTGGCCTCAATCAACTCTGTACTACAACAGCGACAACGGTGTTGCAGGAGGCGAGTTCCCTGTGGAAGGAAACCCGCGCTGCCAATGAGGTGATGCGTCTATTGGATGTGGCGCAACTGGCGGATGTTCAAGAAAGTGACCTGGCTGAGATTATCCAGGAAACAGTACGGCGCACCGTGCAAAATGCTCCGGAAGAAAGCTGCCTTGTGCGGGATCTCACCGCCTGCGATCGCCTGCTGCAGGTCTATCGCAACGATGAAGGAGAAATCCTCAGCGTCCTGCGCCTCGCCTACCAAAAGTCCAAGCCCCTGCTCCTCCTCTCCCAGGCGGTGATGAGTGGGCGCGATGCCGGCTTTACCCCCTCGGTAAATACGAATATTGCTATTGTGGGGGGTGAAAATACCACCGATTTCGCTGCCAAAAAACTCATTCCCCTCCTCAAGAACCTGGTCAAACCCAATGGCCAGAGCATTACCAGTGATGACATTAAGCCCTTGGGCGATCGCGAGCGGCACCGTATTGTCTTTGTCCAAGAGATGGGGGGCTTTTCCCTGCGCTGTATTGAGGGTATGTCCGAACTGCGGCAAGCCTATCAAGATTGGCGCGGCCAAATGATTACCGCCAAGCGCGACCGCCTACGGGGAGAAAACCGCGACCTGCCGATTCCCGTGCATTTGCAAAAGGATCCCCCCTTCTGGGATGTGTTTCCCGAAAACCCGCAAATTCTCAACCTCGTGGTTATTGCCCGCGCCCTCGGTGTCCTTAAGCAGGCAGAAAACCGTGCGACCCGCGAAGCCACAATCCGCTACACCCGCCATACAGCTGTTGGCCTTGAAGATGTGGACATTGCCGCCAACTGGGAGGAAGTGACCCAAGTCCTAGAGGTGCTGGCCTGCCGTCCCGACTTAGAGGAAATTCAGCGCCAAGTGACGGTGATTCTCAAAGCCGCAGAAACCCCAGCCCAAAAGCAGGCGCTCTACGAGCATTTGCTGAACTATTTGAAGCAACGGGAGGAAGAACTCCACAAGGCGGGAGGACGCGACAGTCTTGAATACAAGCGGGAAGCCGCGATTCTCCAAGGGGTGATCCAAACCTATCAATTGGCTCAAGGAACATCAGCGCCTAGCCCAATGCCAACACCCCCTGCCCCTGAACCACCCCTGCCCCAACCCGAGCCAACACTTGAAACCACTGCTGCAGCAAGTTCCGCAGGGTTAGAGCAACTGCAACGACTGATAGCCATGTATCAGCAGGGTCTGCTCTCAGAGGTGGAATTCCAAGCTGCGAAGAAAAAACTGCTGGGACTTTAG